In Xiphophorus maculatus strain JP 163 A chromosome 2, X_maculatus-5.0-male, whole genome shotgun sequence, one genomic interval encodes:
- the LOC111610690 gene encoding uncharacterized protein LOC111610690 → MADKIIVFIDLEATGLDTSRCDIIQLAAVCEESVFNKYTVPQQNLTESATEVTGFRVQSGRLFRRDSPVETVPIDDLLTSFIDFLRSFRRPVVLAAHNVMRFDAPVLTRVMKKYDLFLQFQQVVSGFLDTFLLSKRLFPGISGYSQVSLVRNFLGKSYDAHNAEEDAKMLQELYNVWRPDQSRVMANTFKVNEKYFY, encoded by the exons ATGGCTGACAAAATCATCGTTTTCATTGACCTGGAGGCCACTGGATTAG ATACTTCACGGTGTGACATCATCCAACTGGCCGCTGTCTGTGAGGAGAGCGTCTTCAATAAATACACTGTCCCTCAGCAAAACCTGACCGAGAGCGCCACAGAGGTCACAGGCTTCAGAGTGCAGTCGGGTCGCCTGTTTCGCCGCGATTCTCCCGTGGAAACCGTCCCAATCGATGACCTTCTGACCTCCTTCATCGACTTCCTGCGCTCCTTCCGACGCCCCGTAGTGCTGGCGGCCCACAATGTGATGCGTTTCGATGCGCCTGTGCTCACCAGAGTGATGAAGAAATATGACCTGTTCCTTCAGTTCCAGCAGGTGGTGTCGGGCTTCCTGGACACCTTCTTGCTTAGCAAGAGACTCTTCCCGGGCATTAGTGGCTATTCACAGGTGTCTTTGGTCAGGAACTTCCTGGGAAAGTCCTACGATGCTCATAATGCAGAGGAGGACGCCAAGATGCTGCAGGAGCTCTATAACGTGTGGAGACCTGACCAGTCTAGGGTCATGGCAAatacttttaaagtaaatgaaaagTACTTTTACTAA
- the LOC102224516 gene encoding zinc finger protein 709-like — protein sequence MNPGKQDYKPSDGPSEGQQDQPTQRRQKQHSCDTCLKHFRKISTLRAHQRIHTGEKPYLCGQCEKRFRCAKRLKVHRRIHTGEKPYLCSDCEKRFRCAKRLKVHRRTHTGEKPYLCSQCEKRFRCAKSLKVHQPIHTGEKPHLCTYCEKRFKYSTGLRVHRRIHTGEKPHLCTYCEKRFRCTKRLKVHRRIHTGEKPHLCTHCEKRFRCAKQLKVHRRIHTGEKPYLCTHCEKRFRCAKRLKVHQRSHTGEKPYLCTHCEKRFRCAKRLKVHQRSHTGESLIFVANMRKDSEILQD from the coding sequence ATGAACCCAGGCAAACAAGATTATAAACCCTCAGATGGTCCTAGTGAGGGACAACAGGATCAACCAACACAGAGGCGGCAGAAACAACACAGCTGTGACACgtgtctgaaacatttcaggaagATTTCGACACTGAGAGCGCATCAGCGAATCCACACTGGAGAAAAGCCTTATCTTTGTGGCCAGTGTGAAAAGAGATTCAGATGTGCTAAAAGATTGAAGGTTCATCGGCGTATCCACACTGGAGAAAAGCCTTATCTTTGTTCCGATTGTGAGAAGAGATTCAGATGTGCTAAAAGATTGAAGGTTCATCGACGTACCCACACTGGAGAAAAGCCTTATCTTTGTTCCCAGTGTGAAAAGAGATTCAGATGTGCTAAAAGTTTGAAAGTTCATCAGCCCATCCACACAGGAGAAAAGCCTCATCTTTGTACCTATTGTGAGAAGAGATTCAAATATTCTACAGGATTGAGGGTTCATCGGCGCATCCACACAGGAGAAAAACCTCATCTTTGTACCTATTGTGAGAAAAGATTCAGATGTACTAAGAGATTGAAGGTTCATCGGCGCATCCACACAGGAGAAAAACCTCATCTTTGTACCCATTGTGAGAAGAGATTCAGATGTGCTAAACAACTGAAGGTTCATCGGCGCATCCACACAGGAGAAAAGCCTTATCTTTGTACCCATTGTGAGAAGAGATTCAGATGTGCTAAAAGATTGAAGGTTCATCAGCGCAGCCACACAGGAGAAAAGCCTTATCTTTGTACCCATTGTGAGAAGAGATTCAGGTGTGCTAAAAGATTGAAGGTTCATCAGCGCAGCCACACAGGAGAAAGCCTTATATTTGTGGCTAATATGAGAAAAGATTCAGAAATTCTGCAAGACTGA
- the LOC102224772 gene encoding sorting nexin-24-like: MVLEELSHMIEVSIPSLEREVDESGKSKKLFRVEVLFNERKHYVLRRNSEFQTLHRKLKKIIQTPDFPSKRNPHLRTKPLEQRRQELEDYIQEIIYQNEEVPQVLLDFLHVKHFHTGNKISSVESLDELDSQEYNYHLPHQRVLGFFQDPYLPGSSSGLPDIVVDGVLQGFYPRDVRVSFSASILPDHDA; the protein is encoded by the exons ATGGTGCTGGAGGAACTTTCCCACATGATTGAGGTGTCGATACCGTCGCTGGAGAGGGAGGTGGACGAGTCCGGCAAGTCGAAGAAG CTTTTCAGAGTTGAAGTCTTGTTTAACGAAAGGAAACATTATGTACTCAGAAGAAACAGTGAATTCCAGACGCTCCACAGGAAG CTTAAGAAGATCATCCAGACTCCGGATTTTCCGAGCAAAAGGAACCCCCATCTGAGGACCAAACCTCTGGAGCAGAGGCGGCAGGAGCTGGAAGATTACATCCAG GAAATTATCTATCAAAACGAAGAAGTGCCTCAGGTGCTGCTGGACTTCCTCCACGTGAAGCACTTCCACACGGGGAACAAGATCAGCAGCGTCGA GTCACTGGATGAACTGGACAGTCAGGAATACAA TTACCATTTACCACATCAACGGGTTCTGGGCTTCTTCCAGGATCCTTATCTGCCAGGCAGCTCCTCAG GCCTCCCGGACATCGTGGTGGACGGAGTTCTGCAGGGTTTCTACCCCCGGGACGTCCGGGTCAGCTTCAGCGCCTCCATTCTCCCTGACCACGACGCCTGA